The Armatimonadota bacterium genome includes a window with the following:
- a CDS encoding DUF6345 domain-containing protein — protein sequence MRITRWPALVLAGAAFFTVCRPAQCGTVGAEWANWDTNGDPFLPNTGSNASDFYYTMSAFGHAGKFLSGNSNFWKGDTVDPNVSGSWDQWYADNANIYFFSTHGGSNPNAFVMSAGHDNVVDGDAGHLSWTNSGGHQWWILGNKDLRILGMVSCHSLQLSDIPHWDPVAAGLHMITGGDGLMYDNAGRGRAWALWGNFPGISVKQAWFMASPDSRERPVVLAYGVNSGDALSRLNNERFGSSMSRLGTRTYRWWAWVR from the coding sequence GTGCGTATAACCAGATGGCCGGCCCTCGTTCTGGCCGGCGCGGCATTTTTCACAGTGTGCCGACCCGCACAATGCGGCACAGTGGGCGCCGAGTGGGCAAACTGGGACACTAACGGCGACCCATTTCTCCCCAACACCGGCAGTAATGCCTCCGACTTCTACTATACGATGTCCGCCTTCGGCCACGCCGGCAAGTTCCTGTCCGGCAACAGCAATTTCTGGAAAGGCGATACCGTCGATCCGAACGTTTCCGGTTCCTGGGACCAGTGGTACGCGGACAACGCAAACATCTACTTCTTCAGCACGCACGGAGGATCTAACCCCAACGCCTTCGTCATGTCGGCCGGCCACGACAACGTAGTGGACGGCGACGCAGGCCACCTGTCCTGGACCAACAGCGGAGGCCACCAGTGGTGGATACTTGGCAACAAGGACCTTCGCATCCTCGGCATGGTATCCTGCCATTCCCTTCAGTTGTCCGACATCCCGCATTGGGACCCCGTGGCGGCGGGGCTTCACATGATCACAGGCGGTGACGGCCTGATGTATGACAACGCCGGTCGCGGCCGTGCCTGGGCGCTCTGGGGTAACTTTCCGGGCATTTCTGTGAAGCAGGCGTGGTTCATGGCTTCGCCGGACAGCCGCGAGCGTCCCGTGGTTCTCGCCTACGGCGTTAACTCGGGAGACGCGTTGAGCCGCCTGAACAACGAGCGTTTCGGTTCCAGCATGTCGCGCCTCGGAACGCGTACCTACCGCTGGTGGGCCTGGGTGAGATAG
- a CDS encoding substrate-binding domain-containing protein, whose translation MTGIALRRTPWWFRRSDRSADAATDNFGGGKLAGDAMAKALNGRGKVAIISHPEVECGIQRTKGFKEALSKYPDMKIVAELPGKGQRDTSFKVAQDIVQGHSDLGGLFAINDPTAFGAVAAIEKAGLSGKIKVIGFDGMPEAKQAVKDGRIYADVVQHPDMIAKMTIDSIRRYMAGEKVPHTT comes from the coding sequence ATGACCGGGATCGCATTGCGCCGGACGCCGTGGTGGTTTCGGAGAAGTGACCGTTCCGCGGACGCGGCGACCGACAATTTCGGCGGTGGCAAACTGGCTGGCGACGCCATGGCGAAGGCGCTGAACGGCCGCGGCAAGGTCGCTATCATCTCCCACCCCGAGGTCGAGTGCGGTATCCAGCGCACCAAGGGATTCAAGGAGGCGTTGAGCAAGTACCCAGACATGAAGATCGTCGCAGAGCTGCCAGGTAAGGGGCAGCGGGATACGTCTTTCAAGGTGGCGCAGGACATCGTGCAAGGTCATTCGGACCTGGGTGGCCTTTTTGCAATCAACGACCCAACCGCATTCGGTGCCGTGGCGGCCATTGAGAAAGCCGGCTTGTCCGGCAAGATAAAGGTCATCGGCTTCGATGGAATGCCCGAGGCGAAGCAGGCGGTGAAGGACGGCAGGATCTACGCCGACGTGGTGCAGCACCCTGATATGATCGCCAAGATGACCATCGATTCCATACGGAGATACATGGCCGGCGAGAAGGTGCCGCACACAACCTGA
- a CDS encoding PD-(D/E)XK nuclease family protein: MNDGARLSIIVGGPGTGKTQTLVNAFLALQPEEQRRAVLLTATPAAARELSVWIRGLQPDRPMPRTVSFSQFAGSLLRLLRGNDVPSPLDEAERRLLLAHLIAGNPESTWARIADSIAEDVAAVIGVFQRHNLGPDDLKAFADSAAHQREDMGRLAGIYREYTDALSAAALYDYDSLGRGVLRSLDDQESLGRVQARHALFYVDEAQNLDPLQVALLARSAGATGRVLAAVDPSQRTQAYRGACQDAVAELERAMGTPAALRRPAGGGALPAVAVDALARFHNAYGTPGEPAAGSGEAGSLRHIVARDADDEADRLAGLLKGTIDSVAVLVRSSQAVQSMTERLAARGIPVEPPETAEACLVRRFVADALRMLAHRSDGKHGASQPLSVVDEHAAVNAATVRLLCTTRSDLQSRARAVEEQKRADSTASCLLDLHLEPPLSAVKEWLTAARLEDGVAAQVHRLFLAVRPHVVPGLNIDAIVGRYGAALGRLERLQTVHAACGNVLTPGDALAVLDTLLTLPDAQESRGAVEVLVPTSASGRRWSTVAIAGLNDGEFPQWAVPSPFFTDETVAEMEAWLRSRIPEGERVALGRFERGAAETMAEERRLFYSALARTKGDLILSCRLREGANDAAPSAFFLHCLPAGMAVAPRDMAGSWQCVLGRSLPDSDAGLASCADCLVASCAGRVGSIAASPYAFEARPDDVPSAQTGPPALTPDWPLSASDIEAYCECPRGFFLGRILKVVQIEGDDLTRGNLLHRAFEAFHKLARVDRTPEALRACFQSALRDSEAEFSTKAAFGFQKRQTLSALDTFLANPALVLDYEVLQAERSMRFTLKDSEGDGHPFVGRVDLVRSTAGGVEVVDFKGSAAKAEKAWLTRIPSETEDGPLPNGKDVSVQLPLYAIGLGRQADPVTVGAIVLEYVHHSGCRTVTLATGEGGALTPEGLATLERHVADLSRAIKSGTFLDSPRDGSCGRWNAGCPCEAICD; the protein is encoded by the coding sequence GTGAACGACGGCGCCAGGCTCAGCATTATCGTCGGAGGGCCGGGGACAGGAAAGACCCAGACGCTTGTCAATGCCTTTCTCGCGCTTCAGCCCGAGGAGCAGCGGCGAGCGGTATTGCTCACTGCCACGCCTGCGGCAGCCCGCGAACTCTCTGTCTGGATCCGCGGACTTCAGCCGGATCGGCCGATGCCCCGCACCGTATCGTTCTCCCAGTTCGCCGGCTCTCTCCTCCGCCTGCTGCGTGGAAACGACGTTCCGAGCCCCCTCGACGAAGCGGAGCGGCGCCTGCTGCTCGCCCATCTGATCGCAGGAAATCCGGAATCGACGTGGGCGAGGATCGCGGACTCAATAGCGGAAGACGTTGCCGCCGTCATCGGTGTGTTCCAACGGCACAACCTCGGCCCGGATGACTTGAAAGCCTTCGCCGATTCGGCGGCCCACCAGCGCGAGGACATGGGCCGCCTCGCCGGCATCTACCGGGAATACACCGATGCGCTCTCCGCCGCGGCGCTCTACGATTACGACAGCCTCGGCCGCGGCGTCCTGCGATCCCTCGACGATCAGGAGTCCCTGGGCCGCGTCCAGGCCCGTCACGCCCTCTTCTATGTGGACGAGGCGCAGAATCTGGACCCCTTGCAGGTGGCCCTTCTGGCACGGTCCGCCGGCGCCACCGGTCGGGTCCTCGCCGCCGTCGATCCATCGCAGCGAACCCAGGCGTATCGCGGCGCCTGCCAGGATGCCGTCGCGGAGCTGGAACGCGCCATGGGCACTCCGGCGGCCTTGCGACGCCCGGCCGGCGGCGGCGCATTGCCGGCCGTGGCCGTAGATGCGCTCGCGCGCTTCCATAATGCGTACGGTACCCCCGGAGAGCCGGCGGCCGGGTCCGGTGAGGCCGGAAGCCTCCGGCACATCGTCGCCCGGGATGCCGACGACGAGGCCGACAGGCTCGCAGGTCTTCTCAAAGGCACGATCGATTCCGTGGCGGTCCTGGTCCGATCTTCGCAAGCCGTGCAGTCGATGACCGAGCGCCTCGCCGCGCGGGGCATTCCGGTCGAGCCCCCGGAAACGGCCGAAGCTTGTCTCGTCCGCCGCTTCGTGGCGGACGCCCTCCGGATGCTGGCCCACCGGAGCGATGGTAAACACGGCGCAAGCCAACCGCTCTCGGTTGTCGATGAGCACGCCGCCGTGAACGCTGCAACGGTCCGCCTCCTCTGCACCACCCGCTCCGACCTCCAGTCACGCGCCCGGGCGGTGGAAGAACAGAAAAGGGCTGACAGCACCGCCTCCTGCCTTCTGGACCTGCACCTCGAGCCACCCCTCTCCGCCGTGAAGGAATGGCTCACCGCCGCCCGGCTCGAAGATGGGGTCGCCGCGCAGGTGCACCGTCTCTTCCTTGCCGTCCGCCCGCACGTCGTGCCTGGCCTGAACATCGATGCCATCGTCGGGCGTTATGGCGCCGCGTTAGGTCGGTTGGAACGCTTGCAGACCGTCCACGCGGCCTGCGGAAACGTGCTGACACCGGGCGATGCCCTGGCCGTCCTCGACACGCTGCTCACGCTGCCGGATGCCCAAGAGAGCCGGGGCGCCGTCGAAGTGCTTGTCCCGACGTCGGCGTCCGGACGGCGGTGGAGCACTGTGGCGATCGCCGGGCTGAACGACGGGGAGTTTCCCCAGTGGGCCGTTCCGTCTCCGTTCTTCACCGATGAGACCGTCGCCGAGATGGAAGCCTGGCTGCGTTCGAGGATCCCGGAGGGCGAGCGTGTCGCGTTGGGCCGGTTCGAGCGTGGCGCCGCAGAAACGATGGCGGAGGAAAGGCGGCTTTTTTACAGCGCCCTGGCTCGGACGAAGGGCGACCTGATTCTCTCGTGCCGCCTGCGCGAAGGCGCCAACGATGCCGCTCCGTCCGCGTTCTTTCTGCACTGCCTCCCAGCTGGGATGGCGGTTGCGCCGCGGGACATGGCCGGATCCTGGCAATGTGTGCTTGGCCGCTCTCTCCCCGATTCCGATGCGGGCCTCGCCTCCTGCGCTGACTGCCTCGTGGCGAGTTGCGCAGGCAGGGTGGGGTCGATCGCCGCGTCGCCCTACGCATTCGAGGCGCGGCCGGACGATGTCCCGTCCGCCCAAACGGGTCCTCCGGCTCTGACGCCCGATTGGCCGCTGTCGGCCTCGGATATCGAGGCATACTGCGAATGCCCCAGAGGCTTCTTCCTCGGACGCATCCTGAAGGTGGTCCAGATCGAGGGCGACGACCTCACGCGCGGGAACCTCTTGCACAGGGCGTTCGAGGCTTTCCACAAGCTGGCGCGTGTGGACCGCACCCCGGAGGCGCTGCGGGCGTGCTTCCAGTCCGCCTTGCGGGACTCGGAGGCCGAATTCTCAACGAAGGCGGCGTTCGGATTCCAGAAGCGGCAAACCCTTTCTGCTCTCGACACCTTCCTCGCCAACCCCGCACTTGTCCTCGATTACGAGGTGCTTCAGGCCGAGCGCTCCATGCGCTTCACCCTCAAGGACTCCGAGGGCGATGGGCATCCGTTCGTCGGTCGGGTTGACCTTGTGCGGAGTACGGCGGGCGGGGTGGAAGTCGTGGACTTCAAGGGCAGCGCCGCGAAAGCGGAGAAGGCATGGCTTACCCGCATTCCGTCGGAAACTGAGGATGGACCGCTTCCAAACGGGAAAGATGTGTCTGTTCAGCTCCCGCTCTACGCCATCGGCCTCGGACGGCAGGCGGATCCCGTGACAGTGGGCGCCATCGTCCTCGAGTACGTTCATCACTCGGGATGCAGGACGGTTACGCTCGCAACGGGAGAAGGCGGCGCTCTCACTCCGGAAGGCTTGGCGACGCTCGAGCGACACGTTGCGGATCTGTCCCGCGCCATCAAAAGCGGCACCTTCCTCGATTCCCCGCGCGACGGTTCGTGCGGCAGGTGGAACGCCGGATGCCCCTGTGAGGCGATTTGCGACTGA
- a CDS encoding transposase has product MTRAAAELDSALSAWRDRPLGTSVYLFLDARYEKVRRNGSVQDATVLIAVGVDNSGYRQVLGVSVSLSEHEVHWRDFLLSLAERGLAGVQLVISDDHAGLKAVRTMRAVRFISALLMPAGSRTCVMRSRKKASALPDCKTPTGL; this is encoded by the coding sequence GTGACCCGAGCCGCAGCAGAACTGGATTCCGCGCTTTCGGCGTGGCGAGACCGACCCTTGGGGACGTCTGTGTACCTGTTCCTGGACGCCCGGTATGAGAAGGTGCGCCGCAACGGCAGTGTGCAGGACGCCACTGTGCTGATTGCGGTAGGCGTGGACAACTCAGGCTACCGCCAGGTACTGGGTGTTTCGGTATCCTTGAGTGAGCACGAAGTGCATTGGCGGGATTTCCTGCTGTCCCTGGCGGAACGCGGGCTTGCCGGTGTTCAACTCGTGATCAGCGACGACCACGCCGGCCTCAAGGCGGTCAGAACCATGCGGGCGGTGCGGTTCATATCGGCGCTCCTTATGCCGGCTGGGAGCCGGACCTGCGTAATGCGTTCGCGAAAGAAGGCGAGTGCCCTGCCTGACTGTAAAACACCAACCGGATTGTAG
- a CDS encoding nucleoside/nucleotide kinase family protein — protein MTTTDLATGLLNGLALQPADERHLVGITGCPAAGKSTLALSLAREVNHIAGAEIAAVVPMDGFHLPNDILESRGIRHLKGVPETFDPEAFGQLLRRLRRETRSTVLCPEYSRVLHAAVSGAISIRPNHRVLVVEGNYLLLDTGRWSDIRPLLNEVWYVEVDDGRMRERLLERHIAGGRTLEQAVAKMEETDIPNAEMVRARAHSADRIIRLVA, from the coding sequence GTGACCACCACCGATCTGGCGACCGGTCTATTGAACGGGCTCGCATTACAGCCGGCTGACGAACGGCACCTTGTGGGGATTACCGGGTGTCCGGCCGCCGGAAAGAGCACTCTCGCATTATCCCTGGCGCGCGAGGTGAACCACATTGCTGGAGCCGAGATCGCCGCCGTTGTTCCGATGGATGGATTCCACCTACCGAATGACATCCTGGAATCTCGCGGCATCCGGCATCTGAAGGGGGTTCCGGAGACGTTTGACCCAGAAGCCTTCGGTCAACTCCTGCGGCGTCTGCGCCGCGAGACGCGATCCACCGTTCTGTGCCCGGAATACAGCAGGGTTTTACACGCCGCCGTGTCCGGCGCTATCTCCATCCGGCCCAATCACCGGGTCCTCGTTGTAGAAGGTAACTACCTCCTCCTTGACACCGGTAGATGGTCGGACATTCGTCCTCTCCTCAATGAAGTGTGGTATGTGGAAGTGGATGACGGGCGCATGCGAGAGCGGTTGCTGGAACGGCATATTGCCGGTGGCCGCACACTGGAGCAGGCTGTGGCCAAGATGGAGGAAACAGATATCCCCAACGCAGAAATGGTCCGTGCCAGAGCCCACTCGGCTGATCGCATCATTCGTCTAGTCGCCTAA
- a CDS encoding ATP-dependent DNA helicase, protein MQAEQCEIVTAEIDRPVKVIAGAGTGKTETLTRRFRWLVEENHFDPARILAVTFTEKAAAEMKSRIRAALTKADREPEAPLAVHTFHGFARTILTENCYRLGLPPNPKMLSDVRQRLFLDRLFQRLCNGEIDEPSLAPERLAELSSSGLADLQSALQGILYTAKGKGWSPDEFRERALAVEGRFYTALPAPDDALSYGGEKKGALCEAIRGRLASLFPCRDLEDCLDVRKLWFTNPLRSEPRTDIAAALDNERQVTQRFIDAGQAFYRLYEAERKALGALDFDDLVNEAVALLREPEIRARARQRYQYILVDEFQDTSPMQMELIRAVITPMPERSRCGNCPAEAPANLTIVGDKKQAIYAWRNARRENMDDILPCAAHTRVVNLTQNHRSRPGILKVANAIRLRIEPGDPDTWTAKTEPAVVHAPESFAGGKKADARRVEANYVAECIQHLIRENASRRYADIGVLIRKNSLFAELRRAFRDRGIPYVREGATGLLEEPTCKDVLAYLHAIADPLDDLHLVRVLKRPPVGLSDRDLVSMRYTEDALSQVGRGPRPSLRAFLPLILSAQDERLDADPKERLCALGARLETLAALQVALPVRDLLERLPLEAGLWDAWGADDRAAWANTLATLQAIADALEEDGAGLDVRDFLDAIEFYATDSRLAAASSESVMDGVHVLTVHQAKGLEFPVVFVIGMGEQPKAGSGWIWDDNWGVIPAVPDGAAKSVIAKWLRPRREEGADEEARCWYVAATRPKETLVVTSINDQRGRPARPPELPEHATLSDLLVSLDTCTVNVSRPEPARPRISAATPMPAAGPFTASFTAIEAMEHCPVSLWIDRHWRLPEAAGVGGGGSGRRIGILVHEAIERGEPDLERLFDPRDTDDVRDRVRALWTAFREHGAPPAVDKERAVQFAVSTPRGDVILNGFVDALVWNGPTLQIVDYKTNRELSDENLNAYALQMAVYRKALAADGLETSSAGKIIHIRPEGCEEHELDLVSEGLDARFAQACENIATVLAGPGMPAPKEGRECGYCAHRDVCPHAENGASAAEERGLREPDFDLFGPEWRPLVRALADAGFVVDGGEEIVAGDISLGTTVALISHAGRRIAVVNGDCPEGAEMGEALIAGGARVVAVSAGDIAGADEAIRSALEGDC, encoded by the coding sequence CTGCAGGCAGAACAATGTGAGATCGTCACCGCCGAAATCGACCGGCCGGTGAAGGTCATCGCCGGCGCCGGGACGGGAAAGACGGAAACGCTCACGCGCCGCTTCCGCTGGCTCGTGGAGGAGAACCACTTTGACCCGGCGCGCATCCTGGCCGTCACGTTCACTGAGAAAGCGGCTGCCGAGATGAAATCGCGCATCCGCGCCGCCCTCACCAAAGCCGACCGGGAGCCGGAAGCGCCGCTCGCCGTTCACACATTTCACGGATTTGCGCGGACCATCCTCACGGAGAACTGCTACCGTCTCGGGCTGCCGCCAAACCCGAAAATGCTCTCGGACGTACGCCAGCGCCTCTTCCTCGACCGCCTGTTCCAGCGCCTCTGCAACGGTGAAATTGATGAGCCGTCCCTCGCGCCGGAACGCCTCGCGGAGCTTTCCTCATCCGGCCTCGCGGACCTTCAGTCCGCCTTGCAGGGGATCCTTTACACGGCGAAGGGGAAAGGCTGGTCGCCGGACGAATTCCGCGAGCGCGCTTTGGCCGTTGAGGGGCGGTTTTACACCGCGCTTCCCGCGCCCGACGATGCCTTGTCATACGGCGGCGAAAAGAAGGGGGCGCTCTGCGAGGCGATTCGTGGCAGGCTGGCAAGTCTGTTCCCATGCAGGGACCTCGAGGATTGCCTGGACGTTCGCAAGCTCTGGTTCACGAATCCCCTGAGAAGCGAACCTCGGACGGACATCGCGGCCGCGCTGGACAACGAGCGGCAGGTCACCCAGCGATTCATCGATGCGGGCCAGGCATTCTATCGGCTTTACGAGGCCGAGCGGAAGGCCCTCGGAGCGTTGGATTTTGACGACCTGGTCAATGAAGCCGTCGCGCTCCTCCGCGAACCGGAAATCCGTGCCCGCGCGCGCCAGCGTTACCAATACATCCTCGTAGACGAGTTCCAGGACACATCGCCGATGCAGATGGAGCTCATCCGCGCCGTCATCACGCCGATGCCGGAACGTTCGCGCTGTGGCAACTGCCCGGCGGAGGCGCCGGCCAACTTGACGATCGTTGGCGACAAGAAGCAGGCGATATACGCCTGGAGGAACGCCAGACGCGAGAACATGGACGATATCCTGCCTTGCGCCGCCCATACGAGGGTCGTCAACCTGACCCAGAACCACCGGTCACGGCCCGGGATACTCAAGGTAGCCAACGCGATCCGCCTTCGCATCGAACCCGGCGACCCCGACACCTGGACCGCGAAGACGGAGCCTGCCGTTGTCCACGCGCCCGAATCGTTCGCTGGCGGGAAAAAGGCCGACGCCCGGAGGGTCGAGGCGAACTATGTGGCCGAGTGCATCCAGCATCTGATTCGGGAGAACGCGTCGCGACGGTATGCCGACATCGGCGTCCTTATCCGCAAGAACAGCCTGTTCGCCGAGTTGCGCCGCGCCTTCCGGGACCGCGGAATCCCCTACGTTCGCGAAGGCGCAACCGGCCTCCTCGAAGAGCCTACCTGCAAGGACGTCCTTGCGTATCTGCATGCCATCGCCGATCCCCTGGATGACCTGCATCTGGTCCGGGTACTGAAACGTCCTCCGGTTGGGCTTTCCGACCGAGATCTCGTGTCGATGCGCTACACGGAAGACGCGCTGTCACAGGTCGGCCGGGGTCCGAGGCCGTCGCTGCGGGCGTTCCTTCCGCTCATCCTCAGCGCTCAGGACGAGCGCCTGGACGCTGATCCAAAGGAAAGGCTGTGCGCCCTCGGCGCTCGTCTGGAGACGCTGGCGGCTCTGCAGGTCGCGCTCCCGGTCCGCGATCTCCTGGAACGCCTGCCGCTCGAAGCCGGTCTCTGGGACGCGTGGGGGGCGGACGACAGGGCCGCGTGGGCGAACACACTTGCGACACTCCAGGCGATCGCCGACGCGCTCGAGGAGGACGGAGCCGGTCTCGACGTCCGGGATTTCCTGGACGCGATCGAGTTCTACGCCACAGACAGCCGCCTCGCCGCCGCGTCGTCGGAATCGGTGATGGACGGCGTCCACGTGCTCACAGTCCACCAGGCGAAAGGGCTGGAATTCCCTGTCGTCTTCGTCATCGGAATGGGCGAGCAGCCGAAGGCGGGGAGCGGCTGGATCTGGGACGACAACTGGGGGGTCATCCCGGCGGTACCCGATGGGGCCGCCAAATCGGTCATCGCCAAATGGCTGAGGCCGCGCCGGGAGGAGGGCGCCGATGAAGAGGCGCGCTGCTGGTACGTTGCGGCAACCCGCCCGAAGGAAACCCTCGTCGTCACCAGCATCAACGATCAGAGGGGCCGCCCGGCGCGTCCCCCGGAATTGCCGGAACACGCGACCCTGTCCGATCTGCTCGTTTCGCTCGATACCTGCACCGTGAACGTTTCCCGGCCGGAGCCTGCGAGGCCGCGAATATCTGCGGCAACACCCATGCCCGCCGCGGGGCCGTTCACCGCCAGTTTCACCGCGATTGAAGCGATGGAGCACTGCCCGGTCTCCCTCTGGATTGACCGTCACTGGCGCCTGCCGGAAGCGGCGGGCGTGGGAGGTGGCGGTTCCGGAAGGCGGATCGGCATACTCGTACATGAAGCCATCGAGCGCGGCGAACCGGACCTTGAACGTCTCTTCGATCCACGGGACACCGATGACGTGCGGGACCGGGTGCGCGCGCTCTGGACGGCCTTTCGGGAGCACGGCGCGCCGCCGGCGGTTGACAAGGAACGTGCGGTGCAATTCGCAGTTTCGACTCCGCGGGGCGACGTGATCCTCAATGGTTTCGTCGATGCTCTGGTATGGAACGGACCCACCCTGCAGATCGTGGACTACAAGACCAATCGCGAATTGAGCGATGAAAACCTGAACGCATACGCCCTGCAAATGGCGGTATACCGGAAAGCGCTTGCGGCCGACGGCCTGGAGACTTCATCGGCCGGGAAGATCATCCATATCCGTCCGGAAGGCTGCGAAGAGCACGAACTCGACCTTGTTAGCGAGGGCTTGGACGCCCGGTTCGCGCAGGCGTGTGAGAATATCGCAACCGTGCTGGCCGGTCCGGGGATGCCTGCTCCAAAGGAAGGGCGAGAGTGCGGTTACTGCGCGCACCGCGATGTCTGTCCGCACGCGGAAAACGGCGCGAGCGCCGCTGAGGAACGCGGGTTGAGGGAGCCTGACTTCGACCTGTTCGGCCCCGAGTGGCGGCCCCTCGTTCGGGCGCTGGCCGACGCCGGGTTCGTAGTCGATGGCGGCGAGGAGATCGTTGCGGGTGACATCTCCCTGGGGACGACCGTCGCGCTCATATCACACGCGGGCCGCCGAATCGCCGTAGTGAACGGCGATTGTCCCGAAGGCGCCGAAATGGGCGAGGCTCTGATCGCGGGGGGCGCTCGGGTCGTCGCCGTAAGTGCGGGCGATATCGCGGGAGCCGACGAAGCCATCAGGTCCGCCTTGGAGGGAGACTGTTAG
- a CDS encoding DUF6345 domain-containing protein, with protein sequence MRYGTFAAVLRWSFAAAVLSAPFTARGTTVAAEYCTTDACGNPTLPNASGNATGWMGVMQGFGYTRRFVYGNSAFWPDDLVSCSVPGGKACIYDDTANLVFLESHGGSDADKFRITTGVTHTIDGVSTCRAWTRNPGTLNQWWAIGANSMRILSMVSCHSLELTDLAHWDGVTPGLHMIAGGDGELYDNPGRGGNYAFYGTMPFFTVKQAWFAAHDWGHETAVVMAYGVDAGDAVNRRENERFNWGMSPLGPHTYRAWSWIH encoded by the coding sequence ATGAGATATGGCACGTTCGCAGCGGTCCTTCGTTGGAGCTTCGCCGCAGCCGTCCTGTCGGCGCCATTCACCGCGCGCGGCACTACGGTGGCGGCGGAGTATTGCACCACGGACGCGTGCGGTAACCCAACTCTCCCCAACGCCAGTGGCAACGCCACCGGCTGGATGGGCGTTATGCAGGGTTTCGGGTACACAAGACGGTTTGTCTATGGTAACTCCGCCTTCTGGCCGGACGACCTGGTGAGCTGTTCGGTGCCGGGCGGCAAGGCGTGCATCTACGACGATACTGCCAACCTGGTATTCCTGGAATCGCATGGTGGTTCCGATGCGGACAAGTTCCGAATCACCACCGGCGTTACGCATACGATCGACGGCGTGTCCACTTGCAGAGCTTGGACCCGAAACCCGGGCACCCTCAACCAGTGGTGGGCGATCGGCGCCAACAGCATGCGCATCCTGAGCATGGTGTCCTGCCACAGCCTGGAACTGACCGACCTGGCACATTGGGACGGAGTCACCCCCGGCCTCCATATGATTGCGGGCGGCGACGGCGAGCTGTACGACAACCCCGGCCGCGGCGGAAACTACGCCTTCTACGGCACCATGCCGTTCTTCACGGTGAAGCAGGCGTGGTTTGCAGCCCACGATTGGGGCCATGAGACCGCAGTTGTGATGGCGTACGGCGTGGACGCCGGCGATGCGGTGAACCGCCGGGAGAACGAGCGGTTCAACTGGGGCATGTCTCCTCTCGGCCCGCACACTTACCGTGCGTGGTCCTGGATCCACTAG